In Ectothiorhodospira sp. BSL-9, a single window of DNA contains:
- a CDS encoding OmpA family protein, translated as MTTSAWGTPAALRESSHTGSYRGRERVEFDEPVQTDGGWTVGYLDVLLLLVTLFAALLAAAYLQIDELQGRFAKADSEPQTVNLQTLLEPAMPEATPGMPSSDPPTGWPMDPAPPLPPISYPAPELLTQTIPVLSMTDKAPAPRIESVPAPILLEPAESPEVPPALEALADLVAGQGAEQPLEMLIEEHQVRLEVGNDILFPSGTAQLSEAGIGLLEEVYQVLAREELSIIVEGHTDDVPINTERFPSNWELSSLRATTVARQLIELGVPAEQLRIAGHAHTRPRAPNDTPENRAQNRRVSLVLEVAR; from the coding sequence ATGACCACTTCTGCCTGGGGAACGCCGGCGGCACTCAGGGAAAGCTCCCACACAGGGTCTTACCGGGGTCGGGAACGCGTGGAGTTCGACGAACCGGTGCAGACTGACGGCGGCTGGACCGTGGGCTACCTGGATGTGCTGTTGCTGCTCGTGACGCTTTTTGCGGCCTTGCTGGCTGCGGCCTATCTGCAGATCGACGAACTGCAGGGGCGGTTCGCAAAGGCGGACAGCGAACCCCAAACCGTGAACCTGCAAACCTTGCTGGAGCCAGCGATGCCAGAGGCGACGCCGGGCATGCCGTCCTCCGATCCGCCCACGGGATGGCCCATGGACCCGGCCCCGCCGTTACCACCGATCTCCTATCCCGCACCGGAACTGTTGACCCAGACCATCCCGGTGTTGTCCATGACGGACAAGGCACCGGCTCCCCGCATCGAGTCGGTCCCGGCGCCCATCCTGCTGGAACCTGCCGAGTCCCCCGAGGTTCCGCCGGCATTGGAGGCGCTGGCCGATCTGGTGGCGGGCCAGGGAGCGGAACAGCCACTGGAGATGCTCATCGAGGAGCATCAGGTGCGCCTGGAAGTGGGTAACGACATCCTGTTTCCTTCCGGTACGGCCCAGTTGAGTGAGGCGGGTATCGGTCTTCTGGAGGAGGTCTATCAGGTCCTGGCCCGGGAGGAGCTGAGCATCATCGTCGAGGGTCACACGGATGATGTCCCCATCAATACGGAGCGGTTTCCTTCCAACTGGGAGCTGTCCTCCTTGCGCGCCACCACGGTGGCACGGCAGCTTATCGAGCTGGGCGTCCCGGCCGAGCAGCTGCGCATTGCCGGTCACGCCCACACCCGTCCCCGGGCGCCCAATGACACACCGGAAAACCGTGCCCAGAACCGCCGGGTGAGCCTGGTGCTCGAAGTGGCCCGGTAA
- a CDS encoding SO_0444 family Cu/Zn efflux transporter has protein sequence MTILNAILDLALTAAPWLLLGLLAAGIIKGFLSEARMKSWVGGEGLKGISRAAVIGAPLPLCSCGAIPTGLALYRGGAGRGPSTAFMIGTPGIGVDSLAISYALLGPFMMVARAAGAVTTAVTTGLLVNLSRPAATPGAESPETNGAGDSCSSGCCSTGCDGEPESRAAGASEAGWRVRLASGMRYAFSDLLDDISTWILAGLILAGALVALVPPESLSQWGSGPLAMLVMALIGVPLYICATAATPVAAGMLVAGVSPGTALVFLLAGPITSMATLGVLRREMGNQALALYMTGIVTTTIALGLIVDLIVQASGLDLTQQLGAARELTPMWLEITALVILLAVAIRPARRVLMHRWS, from the coding sequence ATGACCATACTCAACGCTATTCTGGATCTTGCGCTGACGGCCGCCCCCTGGCTGCTTCTGGGTTTGCTGGCAGCGGGCATCATCAAGGGGTTTCTCTCCGAGGCCCGGATGAAAAGCTGGGTGGGCGGCGAGGGCCTGAAGGGGATTTCCCGGGCGGCCGTTATCGGGGCGCCATTGCCCCTGTGCTCCTGTGGGGCGATTCCCACCGGCCTTGCCTTGTACCGGGGTGGGGCGGGGCGGGGACCCTCCACTGCCTTCATGATCGGTACGCCGGGGATCGGGGTCGATTCACTGGCGATCAGCTATGCCTTGCTCGGGCCCTTCATGATGGTGGCAAGGGCCGCAGGTGCGGTCACAACGGCCGTGACCACTGGATTGCTGGTGAATCTGAGTCGCCCGGCCGCGACGCCAGGCGCCGAATCCCCTGAGACCAATGGGGCAGGTGACAGCTGTTCCTCCGGTTGTTGCAGCACGGGTTGCGACGGAGAGCCTGAATCACGGGCTGCAGGAGCAAGCGAGGCCGGGTGGCGGGTTCGCCTGGCCTCCGGCATGCGCTATGCCTTTTCCGATCTGCTGGATGACATCAGCACCTGGATACTGGCGGGGCTGATCCTCGCCGGTGCGCTGGTGGCCCTGGTGCCCCCGGAGTCCCTGTCGCAATGGGGTAGTGGGCCGCTGGCCATGCTGGTGATGGCCCTCATCGGGGTGCCTCTCTATATTTGCGCCACCGCAGCCACCCCGGTGGCGGCGGGAATGCTCGTGGCCGGTGTTTCCCCTGGCACGGCGCTGGTCTTCCTGCTGGCCGGGCCCATCACCAGCATGGCCACGTTGGGGGTTTTGCGCCGGGAAATGGGCAATCAGGCCCTGGCGCTTTACATGACCGGCATCGTGACCACCACGATTGCCCTGGGGCTGATAGTGGACCTGATCGTGCAGGCCAGTGGCCTGGATCTCACACAACAACTGGGGGCAGCCCGTGAGCTGACGCCCATGTGGCTGGAAATCACCGCGCTGGTGATCCTTCTGGCTGTGGCGATTCGCCCGGCACGCCGAGTCCTGATGCACCGCTGGAGCTGA
- a CDS encoding LemA family protein: protein MVELILLGVLLLGVVAIIGWTISIFNRLVTLRNQVANGFAQIDVQLTRRHDLIPNLVETAKGYLRHERETLEAVIQARNQAAAGLKQAAADPTNALAIQQLAGAEGALAGLMGRLFALSEAYPDLQASENMQQLSAELAATEDRVALARQAFNDSVLNYNNAREIFPNRLVAGPMGFEAAQLLQIENVSMRQAPKVSFG, encoded by the coding sequence ATGGTTGAACTGATATTGCTGGGGGTGCTTTTACTGGGCGTCGTGGCCATCATTGGCTGGACGATTTCCATCTTCAACCGCTTGGTCACCCTGCGTAATCAGGTGGCCAACGGATTCGCGCAAATCGACGTGCAGTTGACGCGTCGCCATGATTTGATCCCCAACCTGGTGGAAACAGCCAAGGGCTATCTGCGGCACGAACGGGAAACCCTGGAAGCAGTGATCCAGGCCCGCAACCAGGCCGCCGCGGGCCTGAAACAGGCGGCGGCCGACCCTACCAACGCCTTGGCCATCCAGCAACTGGCCGGTGCCGAGGGTGCCCTGGCGGGTCTGATGGGTCGCCTGTTTGCGCTCTCCGAGGCCTATCCGGACCTGCAGGCCAGCGAGAACATGCAGCAGCTTTCGGCAGAGCTGGCGGCCACGGAGGATCGCGTCGCACTGGCCCGTCAGGCCTTTAACGACTCTGTGCTCAACTACAACAATGCCCGGGAGATCTTCCCGAATCGTCTTGTCGCGGGGCCGATGGGGTTTGAGGCCGCGCAGCTGCTGCAGATCGAAAACGTCTCCATGCGTCAGGCGCCCAAGGTGTCATTTGGTTGA
- a CDS encoding LemA family protein, which yields MLLRLIAILLLSLAAGYAAHSGLTSMGHMRAVERLPEIKVAEIIPGVVQLSGKATSDGPMVTAPSSRRQTLYFRHVEERKVRDSEGGYYWRTVSDTRDATSFLRLEDETGSVRIYSDRGRQGFSAPRKYQQTRGDRRFTEYRIDPGDTITVLGLATPVAHTLGVQLRGLPEHYVARVSAFGESHQRQSLARTTLTSIWFSLAAVALIVLTLCWSLRIHKVAAFLSLLMISTLVLLMLWSLAAARIDLQVAMEQQEAASSAARETIQGTLSQHGLHWDGHWDGLATWSGALHTHLPEEQARLVERLHINVARTTERVRGTWEHWPERLVASLSGWERPNPIPLGSEAIQAMEVREANFEPTRLEGGVPMLILVLGALGAIFLLPIGLSMIHLKRTIENIPTSPSAGATYGLTELKGEILPAPQHEALTSPIEKTRCVYYHYKLEENRGTKKDSWVTISEEKVGKRFICRDREGDFPIDPEGAQVITTRKHTQRQRDRAPGGAIVSSGRYRHTEERLDVGDTLYALGRAQIDPETQQSLYMATSEPPYLLSNLSEAQLMLRKARGGFTSLTLGFIAALAALLTLIGLMGAFNGAALLIAAMITPIYMLIAVVVLMYNDLVFLRNRVDTTWSNIGVSLQKRATLIPAIQEVVKTSMAHERELQERLAQLRTQASNESVDIPRAEQLLGVEQQLLQQLRLLRESYPDLTTSQAMIGFHDTLVALENEVAFMRDGFNHAVERYNTRLGHVPEVFLATLLRFRRRDFFRAEVSVATPPDVSAMVPSTK from the coding sequence ATGCTACTGCGCCTGATTGCGATCCTTCTGCTGTCCCTCGCGGCCGGCTATGCCGCCCATTCCGGCCTGACGAGCATGGGGCACATGCGGGCGGTGGAGCGACTGCCCGAGATCAAGGTGGCCGAAATCATTCCCGGCGTGGTGCAACTGTCGGGTAAGGCTACCAGTGATGGTCCCATGGTCACTGCACCCAGTTCCCGACGGCAGACGCTGTATTTTCGACATGTCGAGGAGCGCAAGGTACGTGACTCGGAAGGGGGTTACTATTGGCGAACGGTCAGCGACACTCGCGACGCCACCAGTTTCCTGCGGCTCGAGGACGAAACAGGCAGCGTGAGGATATACAGCGATAGAGGCCGCCAAGGCTTCTCGGCGCCCAGAAAATACCAGCAGACCCGGGGGGATCGGCGTTTCACCGAGTACCGGATCGACCCGGGGGATACGATCACGGTGCTGGGCCTGGCCACTCCCGTGGCCCACACTCTGGGGGTCCAGCTACGTGGACTACCGGAGCATTACGTGGCCCGGGTATCCGCTTTCGGGGAATCGCATCAGCGTCAGTCCCTTGCCCGCACCACGCTCACATCCATCTGGTTCTCACTGGCCGCTGTGGCCCTGATCGTGCTCACCCTGTGCTGGTCCCTGCGCATCCACAAGGTGGCTGCCTTCCTCAGTTTACTGATGATTTCCACATTGGTCTTGCTGATGCTGTGGAGCCTGGCTGCGGCCAGGATCGATCTGCAGGTGGCCATGGAGCAGCAAGAGGCCGCCTCCTCGGCCGCCAGAGAGACCATTCAGGGAACACTGAGCCAGCATGGCCTGCACTGGGACGGGCATTGGGACGGTCTGGCCACATGGAGCGGCGCGTTGCACACCCATCTACCCGAGGAACAAGCCCGACTGGTTGAACGCCTGCATATCAATGTTGCGCGAACCACCGAGCGCGTGCGTGGCACATGGGAGCACTGGCCTGAGCGCCTGGTGGCAAGCCTGAGCGGGTGGGAACGGCCGAATCCCATTCCCCTGGGCAGTGAGGCCATACAGGCCATGGAAGTCAGGGAGGCAAACTTTGAACCCACCCGCCTGGAAGGTGGAGTCCCGATGTTGATCCTCGTTCTCGGGGCCCTGGGTGCCATCTTCTTGCTGCCCATCGGGTTATCGATGATTCATCTCAAACGCACCATTGAAAACATACCCACCAGCCCCAGTGCCGGTGCCACCTACGGACTTACGGAACTCAAGGGTGAAATACTCCCCGCGCCTCAGCACGAAGCACTCACCTCACCTATCGAAAAGACACGATGTGTCTATTATCACTACAAACTGGAGGAAAATCGCGGCACAAAGAAGGACAGCTGGGTCACGATCAGTGAGGAAAAGGTGGGTAAACGCTTCATCTGTCGTGATCGTGAGGGTGACTTCCCCATTGATCCCGAAGGCGCTCAGGTCATCACAACCCGCAAACACACCCAGCGCCAAAGGGATCGGGCACCCGGCGGCGCGATCGTCAGTAGTGGTCGCTACCGGCATACGGAGGAGCGCCTGGACGTGGGCGACACCCTCTATGCCCTGGGACGGGCACAGATTGACCCCGAAACCCAGCAGTCGCTGTACATGGCGACCTCTGAACCGCCTTACCTCCTCAGCAATCTCAGCGAGGCTCAGCTGATGCTCCGCAAGGCCCGGGGCGGCTTTACTTCCCTGACCCTGGGCTTCATTGCAGCCCTGGCGGCACTGCTGACCCTGATTGGACTGATGGGGGCATTCAATGGGGCTGCTCTGCTCATTGCGGCGATGATCACCCCCATTTACATGCTGATTGCCGTGGTGGTGCTGATGTACAACGACCTGGTGTTCCTGAGAAATCGCGTGGACACCACCTGGTCGAATATTGGCGTGTCCCTGCAAAAACGGGCCACCCTGATCCCGGCCATCCAGGAGGTCGTCAAGACCTCCATGGCCCACGAGCGGGAACTGCAGGAGAGATTGGCCCAGCTGCGCACCCAGGCCAGCAACGAGTCAGTGGATATTCCCAGGGCAGAGCAGCTGCTGGGCGTTGAGCAGCAGCTGCTGCAACAGCTGCGCCTGTTGCGCGAGTCCTATCCTGATCTCACCACATCTCAGGCGATGATCGGGTTCCATGACACTCTGGTGGCACTGGAAAACGAGGTAGCCTTCATGCGGGACGGATTCAACCATGCCGTGGAGCGATACAACACACGCCTGGGGCATGTTCCGGAGGTCTTTCTGGCTACCCTGCTCCGATTCCGCCGGCGTGATTTTTTCCGAGCGGAGGTGTCGGTTGCCACGCCGCCCGATGTATCCGCCATGGTGCCATCAACCAAATGA
- a CDS encoding DUF429 domain-containing protein: MGDPHCPETIRALILENPRDLLHLDPRPQVVGADIPIGLADMAPRRADVEARQRLGRPRGSSVFPAPLRVMLQAPSYEQACLLGRQQAGRALSRQTWNIIPMIRAMDNFLQECGDRQAWVREVHPELSFQAWNQGQAMTHNKKTPEGRRERHSLLEATFPGAHEAACRDLVHERYAPDDLLDAFAVFWTAARIAQGRAIRLPKVPEKDATGLPMEIVC; encoded by the coding sequence ATGGGTGATCCTCACTGCCCCGAGACGATCCGTGCCTTGATCCTGGAGAACCCACGCGATCTCCTGCACCTGGATCCCCGTCCCCAGGTGGTGGGTGCGGACATTCCCATTGGATTGGCAGACATGGCGCCTCGCCGTGCCGATGTGGAGGCCCGTCAGCGCCTGGGTCGCCCACGCGGCAGCAGCGTATTCCCGGCACCCTTGCGGGTGATGCTGCAGGCCCCATCCTACGAGCAGGCCTGCCTGCTCGGTCGCCAGCAGGCGGGGCGGGCCCTGTCCCGGCAAACCTGGAACATCATTCCCATGATCCGGGCCATGGACAACTTCCTGCAGGAGTGCGGTGACCGTCAGGCCTGGGTACGGGAGGTGCATCCTGAACTGAGCTTTCAGGCATGGAATCAGGGCCAGGCCATGACGCACAACAAGAAGACACCCGAGGGTCGCCGGGAGCGACATAGCCTGTTGGAGGCGACTTTCCCGGGAGCACACGAGGCAGCCTGCCGTGATCTGGTCCATGAACGCTACGCACCGGACGATCTGCTGGATGCCTTCGCCGTGTTCTGGACCGCAGCCCGGATCGCTCAAGGGCGTGCCATTCGACTGCCCAAGGTGCCGGAGAAGGACGCCACCGGGCTACCCATGGAGATCGTGTGCTGA
- a CDS encoding PQQ-dependent sugar dehydrogenase, with the protein MTLRLMKALPLVLMLLATPLKAADYRLDTIASGLEHPWSLAFLPDGRMLVTERAGRLRVIENGELQEAPVEGVPSSFVRSQGGLLEVLPHPDFERHPYLFLTQAVGEPRANTTRLIRGRLEGNTLTEVEVLFEATPRRTRPVHYGGRMTFLDDGTLLLGLGDGFDHREDAQRLDSHTGTIVRLNPEDGRAPDDNPFVGRDDALPEIYSYGHRNVQGLVWDAQTGILWSHEHGPRGGDELNIIQPGANYGWPVATHGVDYSGAIITPHTSLPGTEDPIHHWTPAIAPAGMTLYRGDLFPEWQGSLFITSLVQRHVRRLTLDGTRVVDEEILFDEVDERIRDVRTGPDGALYLLTDKADGRVLRVDVPTAP; encoded by the coding sequence ATGACCCTGCGACTGATGAAGGCATTACCCCTGGTCCTGATGCTGCTGGCCACTCCACTCAAGGCGGCGGATTACCGACTCGATACGATCGCCTCGGGGCTGGAGCATCCCTGGTCCCTGGCCTTTTTGCCGGATGGGCGCATGCTGGTCACCGAGCGGGCAGGGCGCCTGCGGGTGATCGAGAACGGGGAACTTCAGGAGGCGCCTGTGGAGGGCGTGCCGTCATCCTTCGTTCGCAGCCAGGGCGGGTTGCTGGAGGTACTGCCCCATCCGGACTTCGAGCGTCACCCCTACCTGTTTCTCACCCAGGCCGTGGGCGAGCCGCGCGCCAACACCACGCGGCTGATCCGGGGGCGGCTGGAAGGCAACACCCTCACGGAGGTGGAGGTTCTGTTCGAGGCGACGCCACGGCGAACCCGGCCGGTGCACTACGGAGGGCGCATGACCTTCCTGGACGATGGCACCCTGTTGCTCGGGCTGGGGGATGGCTTCGATCATCGCGAAGACGCCCAGCGACTGGACAGTCACACCGGTACCATCGTGAGACTGAACCCGGAAGACGGCCGTGCCCCCGACGATAACCCCTTCGTAGGTCGCGATGATGCGCTGCCGGAGATCTACAGCTACGGCCACCGCAATGTGCAGGGCCTGGTATGGGATGCACAGACCGGCATTCTCTGGTCGCACGAGCATGGCCCACGTGGCGGCGATGAACTCAATATCATCCAGCCGGGCGCCAACTACGGCTGGCCCGTCGCCACCCACGGGGTTGATTACTCCGGCGCCATCATCACCCCTCACACCTCGTTGCCGGGCACGGAAGACCCCATCCATCACTGGACGCCGGCGATCGCCCCGGCGGGCATGACCCTGTATCGCGGCGATCTCTTCCCCGAGTGGCAGGGCAGCCTGTTCATCACCTCCCTGGTCCAGCGCCATGTGCGCCGCCTCACCCTGGACGGGACACGGGTGGTGGACGAAGAAATCCTTTTCGACGAAGTGGATGAACGCATTCGCGACGTGCGCACGGGGCCCGATGGTGCCCTGTATCTGCTCACCGACAAGGCGGATGGACGCGTGCTGCGCGTGGACGTGCCGACCGCCCCGTAA
- a CDS encoding DUF938 domain-containing protein, with product MSANARLDSPSYHENINPILDVLRDAFGGLSGHALEVGSGTGQHVVDFARAFPDITWWPTDVDPHHLSSIEAWRESASLPNLKAPVRLDAGQADWGLGQSDRPPADGFAAMVCINVTHISAWATTDGLMKGAGQYLTPGGLLYLYGPYSRDGTHTAPSNQQFDQYLRAQNPDWGVRDIADIETLGREHGLSLQSVIDMPVNNFSIILERMPADRA from the coding sequence ATGTCCGCCAACGCTCGCCTGGATTCCCCCTCCTACCACGAAAACATCAACCCCATTCTGGACGTCCTGCGGGATGCCTTCGGGGGCTTGAGCGGCCATGCCCTGGAGGTGGGCAGTGGCACCGGTCAGCATGTGGTGGACTTTGCCCGCGCATTCCCCGACATCACCTGGTGGCCCACCGATGTGGATCCGCACCACCTGAGCAGTATCGAGGCCTGGCGGGAGAGTGCGTCCCTGCCCAATCTGAAGGCGCCGGTGCGACTGGATGCGGGTCAGGCGGATTGGGGGCTGGGGCAATCGGATCGCCCGCCCGCGGATGGCTTTGCCGCGATGGTTTGCATCAATGTAACGCACATCTCGGCTTGGGCCACCACGGACGGCCTGATGAAAGGTGCTGGCCAGTACCTCACACCCGGCGGTCTGCTCTACCTCTACGGCCCCTACTCCCGCGACGGGACGCACACCGCGCCCAGCAATCAGCAGTTTGACCAGTACCTTCGGGCCCAGAACCCGGACTGGGGTGTGCGGGACATCGCCGATATCGAAACTTTGGGTCGGGAACACGGACTGTCCCTGCAATCCGTGATCGACATGCCGGTGAATAATTTCTCCATCATTCTGGAGCGAATGCCTGCCGACAGGGCGTGA
- a CDS encoding diguanylate cyclase, whose translation MHPFQANQDHRRGVLQAMLLVTVISALVFAALNFPDGMILVAWIQVAVAVFAALTTLGLSHFYERNRERSERELMRLATTDPLTGLANRMRLNDVFQRERAQAQRNGTALSLLVLDLDRFKQINDEHGVTSRTDPAYHPLAIPGSLRAC comes from the coding sequence ATGCATCCTTTTCAAGCGAATCAAGACCATCGCCGGGGGGTGCTGCAGGCCATGCTGCTGGTCACCGTGATCAGCGCCCTCGTATTCGCGGCCCTCAACTTCCCCGATGGCATGATTCTGGTGGCCTGGATCCAGGTGGCCGTTGCCGTTTTCGCCGCATTGACCACCCTGGGCCTGTCACATTTCTACGAACGCAATCGCGAGCGGTCCGAACGGGAACTGATGCGCCTGGCGACGACGGACCCGCTGACCGGATTGGCCAATCGCATGCGTCTTAACGATGTCTTCCAGCGGGAACGGGCGCAAGCGCAGCGCAATGGAACCGCGCTGTCGCTGCTCGTACTGGACCTGGACCGCTTCAAGCAGATCAACGACGAGCACGGTGTTACGTCCCGCACTGATCCCGCTTACCACCCCCTCGCCATCCCAGGTTCCTTGAGGGCCTGTTAA
- a CDS encoding DUF6431 domain-containing protein: protein MALILPGIASLEQHLSALLTHPEGYRPKRCPHCGRAGLWCHGCYGRKADRDRGGTLNPIAIARFRCPGCCRTCSRLPECIPPHRWYLWAVQQWALLALLAGRSCRALSREGMPGRHTLGRWMHRWRERFHLHAFALCQHDPGWGRYPGMATLWPAVLACMPLSAAMILVQHVGIAIP, encoded by the coding sequence ATGGCTTTGATCCTGCCAGGGATTGCGTCCCTTGAGCAACACTTATCGGCCCTGTTGACTCATCCCGAGGGGTATCGACCCAAGCGGTGCCCGCATTGTGGTCGCGCCGGGCTGTGGTGCCACGGGTGCTATGGCCGCAAGGCCGACCGGGATCGTGGTGGCACCCTGAATCCGATTGCCATTGCGCGATTTCGATGCCCGGGGTGTTGCCGCACCTGTTCGAGGTTGCCCGAGTGCATTCCCCCACATCGTTGGTATCTGTGGGCGGTACAGCAGTGGGCATTGCTGGCACTCCTGGCGGGGCGTTCCTGCCGCGCCCTGAGCCGGGAGGGGATGCCGGGCAGGCACACCCTGGGGCGGTGGATGCACCGTTGGCGGGAGCGGTTTCACCTGCACGCCTTTGCCTTGTGTCAGCACGACCCTGGGTGGGGGCGTTATCCCGGCATGGCCACCTTGTGGCCGGCGGTGCTGGCCTGCATGCCGCTGTCAGCGGCGATGATCCTGGTACAGCATGTCGGGATCGCCATCCCATGA
- a CDS encoding DDE-type integrase/transposase/recombinase, whose product MKISKPIHPMALFRLSVLGTLAACPPLHRGELKQHLQALAARDYLDPTTGRPVRLAEKTIERWYYAYKRGDIEALAPCSRSDQGASKIDPALQQALLQAKQDNPQRSLNALIRLLEKEGRVARGVLSRSSVHRLLRRHGLSHTAGSPSQPRERRRFEAHHAGDLWQGDVMHGPKIPVKGRLRKVYLVSLMDDASRLITHSAFCTDEGALAIQGVLKQALLKRGLPSRLMLDQGAAYRSTQLQAICARLKIHMVYCAPYQPEGKGKIERWHRRVRDHFLGELDLQRIQGLEDLNARLWAWLDQDYHVTPHAGLNGLTPLARYQQDLVNIRPLGPLATELDALFHHYHTRKVRKDGTVSLHGQYLEVPFELVGQSVILVEDPHQRQVVAVLDAQEQPVGKATPLDARANLKRRRQQPVIPDPSPTAQTGPNAIELALQQQQVDWVLDTDANEEA is encoded by the coding sequence ATGAAAATCAGCAAACCCATCCATCCCATGGCCCTGTTCCGTCTGAGCGTGCTCGGCACGCTGGCAGCCTGTCCGCCACTGCACCGGGGTGAGCTCAAACAGCACCTGCAAGCCCTGGCCGCCCGGGATTACCTGGATCCCACCACCGGGCGGCCGGTGCGTCTGGCGGAGAAGACTATCGAGCGCTGGTATTACGCCTACAAGCGCGGTGATATCGAGGCCCTGGCGCCGTGCTCCCGCTCGGATCAGGGCGCCTCAAAGATCGACCCGGCGCTGCAACAGGCCCTGCTGCAGGCCAAGCAGGACAACCCACAACGTTCCCTCAACGCCCTGATCCGGTTGCTGGAAAAGGAGGGTCGGGTGGCCCGGGGAGTGCTGTCCCGTTCCAGCGTTCACCGTCTGCTGCGGCGCCATGGGCTCTCCCACACTGCGGGATCCCCCAGTCAACCCCGGGAACGGCGACGCTTCGAGGCCCATCATGCCGGGGATCTGTGGCAGGGCGACGTCATGCATGGCCCCAAGATCCCGGTGAAGGGGCGGCTGCGCAAGGTCTATCTGGTCTCGCTCATGGATGATGCCTCGCGACTGATCACCCACAGCGCCTTCTGTACCGACGAGGGGGCCCTGGCCATCCAGGGGGTGCTCAAGCAGGCCCTGCTCAAGCGCGGCCTGCCGTCACGGCTGATGCTGGACCAGGGGGCGGCATACCGTAGCACCCAGTTGCAGGCCATCTGCGCGCGGCTGAAGATCCATATGGTCTACTGTGCGCCTTACCAGCCTGAAGGGAAGGGTAAGATCGAACGCTGGCATCGCCGAGTGCGGGATCACTTCCTCGGCGAGCTGGATCTGCAGCGGATCCAGGGGCTGGAGGATCTCAACGCGCGTCTGTGGGCCTGGCTGGACCAGGACTACCATGTGACGCCCCATGCCGGCCTCAATGGCCTCACCCCGCTGGCCCGCTATCAGCAGGACCTGGTCAACATCCGCCCCCTGGGGCCCCTGGCCACCGAACTCGACGCCCTGTTCCATCACTATCACACCCGCAAGGTGCGCAAGGATGGCACGGTCTCCCTGCACGGGCAGTACCTGGAGGTGCCCTTCGAACTCGTCGGTCAGAGCGTCATCCTGGTCGAGGATCCCCATCAACGCCAGGTGGTGGCCGTGCTCGATGCCCAGGAGCAGCCCGTGGGCAAGGCCACGCCCCTGGATGCCCGCGCCAACCTCAAACGTCGACGTCAGCAGCCAGTCATCCCCGATCCGTCCCCCACCGCCCAAACCGGACCCAATGCCATCGAGCTGGCCCTGCAGCAACAGCAGGTCGACTGGGTGCTCGACACCGACGCGAACGAGGAGGCATGA
- a CDS encoding ExeA family protein, with amino-acid sequence MYREHFGLTQDPLGKQSRALFDTEPLRLLKQRFDWLLEHPGVGLLTGPPGVGKTAALRQLTQPLNPHRFEVIYLAETDFGRLDLYRSLALALGLEPPHRRAALWREIKARLREMAEQKHLLPLWIIDEAQNLPNEFFRDLPAFINFAFDSQDLMTLWLVGHPSLAQTLQRAPYEALASRLQCHIQLPPIDDPEQFTALVRHGLKQAGVQQQLMSDSGLHLLLMASRGRPRTASQILCTAMKLAVPKGLNHLPDELLQEAIEALR; translated from the coding sequence ATGTACCGTGAACACTTCGGTCTCACCCAGGACCCCCTGGGCAAGCAAAGCCGCGCGCTGTTCGATACCGAGCCGCTGCGCTTACTCAAACAACGCTTCGACTGGTTGCTCGAACACCCCGGCGTGGGACTGCTCACTGGCCCCCCGGGAGTCGGCAAGACCGCCGCCCTGCGCCAACTGACGCAACCCCTCAACCCGCATCGCTTCGAGGTCATCTATCTGGCCGAAACCGACTTCGGGCGCCTGGACCTGTATCGCTCACTGGCCCTTGCCCTTGGCCTGGAACCCCCGCATCGACGCGCCGCCCTGTGGCGGGAAATCAAGGCCCGACTGCGCGAGATGGCCGAGCAAAAACACCTGCTGCCCCTGTGGATCATCGACGAAGCCCAGAACCTGCCCAACGAGTTCTTCCGCGATCTGCCGGCCTTCATCAACTTCGCCTTCGACTCCCAGGACCTAATGACCCTGTGGCTGGTGGGACACCCCAGCCTCGCCCAGACCCTGCAGCGTGCCCCCTACGAGGCCCTGGCCAGCCGTCTGCAGTGCCATATCCAACTGCCCCCCATCGACGACCCCGAGCAGTTCACCGCCCTGGTCAGGCATGGACTGAAGCAGGCCGGCGTGCAGCAGCAACTGATGTCCGACTCCGGCCTACACCTGCTGCTCATGGCCAGCCGTGGCCGACCCCGCACCGCCAGCCAGATCCTGTGTACCGCCATGAAACTGGCCGTGCCCAAGGGACTGAATCACCTCCCCGACGAACTGCTCCAGGAAGCCATCGAGGCCCTGCGATGA